The DNA window CGATATAATCCGCTTGAATCGGAAGTTCCCGATTTCCTCGATCCACAACGACTAATAACTGAATTGACTTTGGGCGTCCATAATCGAGTAAAGCGTTCAAGGCAGCTCGCACAGTTCTTCCGGTGCTCAAAACATCGTCCACGAGTAAGATTTTCTTCCCTTCGATATCGAATTTTAGAATAGAATCTTTGATCATCGGTTGATGCTCAATTCTGGACAGGTCATCACGATAGAGGGTAATATCAAGCGAGCCGATCAGAAGTTTGATCTCCTCTTCGCAAGATGAAGAATCTTCGGAAAATTTTTGGATATACTCACCTATCCTATTCGCAAGTGGAACTCCCCGCGTGTGAATTCCTACAATATACAAATCTTCACAGCCATCATTTTTCTCAATGATTTCGTTTGCCATGCGTTTTAAGATGCGTTTCAGTTCCAGCTTATTTAAAATTTTTTTCTTTAATTTCATGCTTTCTCCTTGAATGCGACAAGTTTAGATAGGACGCAGATTAAATATTATTGATAAAATCGGCATAATCTACCCAATCTGCGTTTTTCTGCGTCGAATCCATTTCGTGGCTATTTTTTTCATTATTCAATTTCTTTGACTTCCGTGAGAGGACTCACGGGCTACATTTTTCTTTTTACAGTTTTTTCTTTTTCGTTATTATTTGTGCATATTAATTTATAATTCCATTGAGCCGATTAATTCTGCATACTTCCTTTTTTTTCTCATCAGATATTTTTCAATTCCAGCAATAATTTCTATTGAAATTTTAGGATTAACAAAATTTTGCGTCCCGACTGAGACCGCTGAAGCACCTGCAATTATGAATTCCAAAGCATCATTTTCATTACAAATTCCTCCCATACCGATAATCGGGATTTTTACCGTCTGAGCAACTCTATAAACATTTTGCAAAGCAATTGGTTTGATTCCGCATCCTGAATAGCCGGCAATTCCTTTTTTGATTTTCGATGTTCGGGTTTCAATATCAATTGCCAAACCGTAAACCGTATTTATCAATGAGATTGCATCCGCACCATTTTTTTCTGCTGCCAAGGCGATTTCTTCGATGGAAGTTACATTTGGTGTGAGTTTTAGGATCAAATCCTTACTGGTCTTTGCACGTAAAAACGCCATCAATTCCGAGACAATATCCGGGTCAGTGCCAAAAGCAATTCCTTCATTCTCTACATTCGGACAGGAAACATTCACCTCAAAAGCATCAATCGAAGTTTCGTTGTTCAAACGCTCTACAAGTTTTCCGAATTCTTCGATAGTTCCACCCGATATACTCACAATTAAATTTGTATTGAATTTCTCATATTCCGGTAAAACATCTTTGCGAAAACCTTCAACTCCGGGATTCTGGATGCCGATAGAATTTAACATTCCTGCTTCTGTTTCAGCTAGGCGGGGAGTTTCATTTCCAATTTTTGTTTCAAATGTAATTGTCTTTGTAACCAAAGCTCCCAAGCGTGATAAATCAAAAATATTATTATATTCCATACCGAAAGTTCCGGATGCAACCGTTACGGGATTCTTCCACTGCATTTTTCCTATCTGAATTTTCATAATTTTTTTATTTTTTTACGCCACGAATTCACGAATGGATTTGTGTATAATTTTGTAGCTCATATTTAATTTTTTTATTATTCATTTTATATTTTACATTGAAAATGTCGCACCTACGGTGCTTTTGCTTTTTTGCTCTTTCATTATCCAATGGCTGACGCCACTGGCTACAAATATTTCGCACCGCTGGTGCTGATTTTAGAAATTTTCCGCTTTCCATTATTATTAGTGCAATCGTGGCTAATTTTCTTTTTTATAAGCCACGAATTCGCGAATGTGTTTGTGTGTAATTTTGTAGCTCATATTTAATTTTTTTATTATTCATTTTATATTTTACATTGAAAATGTCGCACCTACGGTGCTTTTGCTTTTTGCTCTTTCATTATCCAATGGCTGACGCCATTGGCTACAAATATTTCGCACCGCTGGTGCTGATTTTAGAAATTTTCCGCTTTCCATTTTCCATTTTCCGTTTTCCATTTTCTATTATTCATCCCAATCCACTTTTCTGCCGTCAAATACGGGACCGTCTTTACATACTTTTTTAAAGACTATTTGTCCTTCTTCACGAGTTTTCACAACGCAACCGCAACAAACTCCCACTCCACAAGCCATCACAGTTTCCAGAGATACTTGGATTTGTAAATTATAATTCCTACATATTTTTACAATTTCCCGCATCATAATATTCGGTCCGCAAGCATAGACAATATCAATTTCTTTTTCGTCCAAAATTGGATTTAAGCCATCGGTAACTAATCCCTTTTTTCCAAGCGAACCGTCTTCCGTGAAGTTGATAGCGTCTTCGGAAAAAACATCAAATTCATCTCCCCCACCGTGAAGAGAAAATACTTGATTTCTTTTCAAACGCAATTTCTGTCGCAAAAATTTCATGGGTGCATAACCAATTCCTCCTGAAACAACAATCACTTTTTTTTCATCTTGAAGATCAAAGCCATTTCCAAGTGGTCCAAGAACCGATATTTTTTCCCCTACACTTATTTTCGACAATTGTTCAGTAGATTTTCCAACCTTCTTTATCAGGAATGATATTTTATTTCCTTCAATATTATGAATTGAAAAGGGGCGAGGGAGAATGGGAAATTTGTGATCTGGA is part of the Candidatus Cloacimonadota bacterium genome and encodes:
- the pyrR gene encoding bifunctional pyr operon transcriptional regulator/uracil phosphoribosyltransferase PyrR; amino-acid sequence: MKLKKKILNKLELKRILKRMANEIIEKNDGCEDLYIVGIHTRGVPLANRIGEYIQKFSEDSSSCEEEIKLLIGSLDITLYRDDLSRIEHQPMIKDSILKFDIEGKKILLVDDVLSTGRTVRAALNALLDYGRPKSIQLLVVVDRGNRELPIQADYIGKKIPTSKHEMIKLFLDEIDGKEEVDIFEV
- a CDS encoding dihydroorotate dehydrogenase; this encodes MKIQIGKMQWKNPVTVASGTFGMEYNNIFDLSRLGALVTKTITFETKIGNETPRLAETEAGMLNSIGIQNPGVEGFRKDVLPEYEKFNTNLIVSISGGTIEEFGKLVERLNNETSIDAFEVNVSCPNVENEGIAFGTDPDIVSELMAFLRAKTSKDLILKLTPNVTSIEEIALAAEKNGADAISLINTVYGLAIDIETRTSKIKKGIAGYSGCGIKPIALQNVYRVAQTVKIPIIGMGGICNENDALEFIIAGASAVSVGTQNFVNPKISIEIIAGIEKYLMRKKRKYAELIGSMEL
- a CDS encoding dihydroorotate dehydrogenase electron transfer subunit, translating into MFYKSLRIVEKLIINSRYFMISVVHDEIAKSAKPGQFCEIKNPDHKFPILPRPFSIHNIEGNKISFLIKKVGKSTEQLSKISVGEKISVLGPLGNGFDLQDEKKVIVVSGGIGYAPMKFLRQKLRLKRNQVFSLHGGGDEFDVFSEDAINFTEDGSLGKKGLVTDGLNPILDEKEIDIVYACGPNIMMREIVKICRNYNLQIQVSLETVMACGVGVCCGCVVKTREEGQIVFKKVCKDGPVFDGRKVDWDE